In a single window of the Microbacterium sp. Root61 genome:
- a CDS encoding class I SAM-dependent methyltransferase, which yields MADPIFAEPRLAAVYDLLDSDRSDLDVYAAIVIDELGARSVVDVGCGTGTFALLLADRGVDVTGIDPARASVDVARRKHGAHRIRWVDGDATGLPPMQADVATMTANVAQVFVDDGAWTSTLRAIHAALRPGGHLVFEARRPEARAWEEWTKDATRQVVDCGEIGLVEEWVDVVSFEDDVVEFESPTIFHADGARFESTSRLRFRSRESIEAALTACGFVVTDVRDAPDRPGREWIYLAQRPEHPAAPGAS from the coding sequence GTGGCCGACCCGATCTTCGCAGAGCCTCGTCTGGCAGCGGTGTACGACCTCCTCGACTCCGATCGCAGCGATCTGGACGTATATGCCGCCATCGTGATCGACGAGCTCGGTGCCCGCAGCGTCGTCGATGTCGGCTGCGGCACGGGAACCTTCGCGCTCCTGCTCGCCGACCGCGGAGTGGACGTGACGGGCATCGACCCCGCCCGCGCATCCGTCGACGTCGCGCGCAGGAAGCACGGCGCACACCGCATCCGCTGGGTCGATGGTGACGCGACCGGGCTGCCCCCGATGCAAGCGGATGTCGCGACGATGACGGCGAACGTCGCGCAGGTCTTCGTCGACGACGGCGCCTGGACGTCGACGCTGCGGGCCATCCACGCTGCCCTCCGACCCGGCGGCCATCTCGTCTTCGAGGCGCGCCGACCCGAGGCGCGCGCCTGGGAGGAGTGGACGAAGGACGCGACCCGGCAGGTCGTGGACTGCGGCGAGATCGGACTCGTCGAGGAGTGGGTCGACGTCGTGTCGTTCGAGGATGACGTCGTCGAGTTCGAGTCGCCCACGATCTTCCACGCCGACGGCGCGCGATTCGAGTCGACATCGCGCTTGCGCTTCCGGTCGCGCGAGAGCATCGAAGCGGCGCTCACCGCGTGCGGATTCGTCGTGACGGATGTGCGCGACGCCCCCGATCGTCCCGGTCGAGAGTGGATCTATCTCGCGCAGCGACCCGAACACCCGGCCGCGCCGGGGGCCAGCTGA
- a CDS encoding FAD-binding oxidoreductase has protein sequence MTDESVVRRLRDALGDRVDTRTDVLEDARADKSGHASAGVPLAIVHAASVADVQATMRIATETRTPVVTRGAGTGLAGGANAGRGEIVLSTLGMARILEVRPDDLLAVVEPGILNADLNDALAEHGVWWAPDPASRAIATVGGNIATGAGGLLCAKYGVVRDAVLGVDLVLADGRLVHLGHRSVKGVTGLDLTSLVIGSEGILGVIVGATLKLRRLVPGAVHTIAATFADVRTAAAASAAVTASGAQPAIMELMDAASLAAVHALLELDPPTPGAAQLTIQTDGPAAAAEAKAIAAVLHETGGAVALAADEVEGEHLLSIRRSMHPAMETLGMTLIEDVAVPRSALPAMFDEIARIEREYGIVIPTVAHAGDGNLHPNFVFEGPDVPPHIWDAADALFRAALALGGTLTGEHGIGVLKRRWLADELGDDQWTLQRDIARVFDPLGLLNPGKVFAP, from the coding sequence GTGACCGACGAGAGCGTCGTCCGGCGTCTGCGCGACGCCCTCGGCGATCGAGTCGACACCCGCACGGACGTGCTCGAGGACGCCCGCGCCGACAAGTCCGGCCACGCGTCCGCCGGTGTCCCCCTCGCAATCGTGCACGCGGCATCCGTCGCCGATGTCCAGGCCACGATGCGCATCGCCACCGAGACGCGCACCCCGGTCGTGACCCGCGGCGCGGGCACCGGGCTGGCCGGCGGCGCGAACGCGGGGCGCGGCGAGATCGTGCTGTCGACCCTCGGGATGGCCCGCATCCTCGAAGTGCGTCCGGACGACCTGCTGGCCGTCGTGGAGCCGGGCATCCTCAACGCCGATCTCAACGACGCCCTCGCCGAGCACGGCGTGTGGTGGGCGCCCGACCCTGCGAGCCGCGCCATCGCCACGGTGGGCGGCAACATCGCCACCGGCGCCGGCGGCCTCCTCTGCGCGAAGTACGGAGTCGTGCGCGACGCCGTCCTCGGTGTGGACCTGGTCCTGGCCGACGGCCGCCTCGTGCACCTGGGGCACCGCAGCGTCAAGGGTGTGACCGGCCTCGATCTGACCTCGCTCGTGATCGGCTCCGAGGGCATCCTCGGCGTCATCGTCGGAGCGACCCTGAAGCTGCGTCGACTCGTGCCGGGCGCCGTGCACACGATCGCGGCGACCTTCGCCGACGTGCGGACCGCGGCCGCGGCATCCGCCGCCGTGACCGCCTCCGGTGCGCAGCCCGCGATCATGGAGCTGATGGATGCCGCGTCCCTCGCGGCCGTGCACGCGCTTCTCGAGCTCGATCCGCCGACGCCCGGAGCCGCACAGCTCACGATCCAGACCGACGGTCCCGCCGCCGCTGCGGAGGCGAAGGCGATCGCCGCCGTGCTGCACGAGACCGGCGGCGCCGTCGCCCTGGCTGCGGACGAGGTCGAGGGCGAGCACCTCCTGTCGATCCGCCGGTCGATGCACCCCGCGATGGAGACGCTCGGGATGACGTTGATCGAAGACGTCGCCGTCCCGCGCAGCGCGCTGCCCGCGATGTTCGACGAGATCGCGCGCATCGAGCGCGAGTACGGCATCGTCATCCCCACGGTCGCGCATGCCGGCGACGGCAATCTGCACCCCAACTTCGTCTTCGAGGGACCGGACGTTCCGCCGCACATCTGGGATGCTGCGGATGCACTGTTCCGCGCCGCTCTCGCGCTCGGCGGCACCCTGACCGGCGAACACGGCATCGGCGTGCTGAAGCGGCGCTGGCTGGCCGACGAGCTCGGCGACGATCAGTGGACGCTGCAGCGCGACATCGCCCGGGTCTTCGACCCGCTCGGCCTGCTCAACCCCGGCAAGGTCTTCGCGCCGTGA
- a CDS encoding carbohydrate ABC transporter permease, whose translation MNTLLATPAPTRPEKTSAPRRRRSSAGYPRITPYLFLLPTIVLFVGFKIYPYISAFWLSLTKNVGGEVEFAGLANYIRLLQDPLFYTALGNTGIILLVQVPIMLVLAILLAVAFNAVILKWRAFWRTAYFVPIVMGLVAYGILFRALLSTNDGFVNYLIGLVGIDPIPWLGDPMWAKVSIVIAMTWHYTGQNAIIYLAQMQSIGGELYEAAHVDGANAFQRFWHVTLPGLRPAIVLTVILSTIGTLQLFDEPYVLTNGGPDNATLTVGMYLYQNGFKYFDFGYASAIGYALTIIIGVISLIQLRLFKEKS comes from the coding sequence ATGAACACCCTTCTAGCGACCCCGGCGCCGACGCGCCCCGAGAAGACCTCGGCGCCCCGGCGCCGCCGATCCTCGGCCGGATACCCGAGGATCACCCCCTATCTGTTTCTGCTGCCGACGATCGTGCTATTCGTCGGCTTCAAGATCTATCCGTACATCTCGGCGTTCTGGTTGAGCCTCACCAAGAACGTCGGTGGAGAGGTGGAGTTCGCCGGGTTGGCGAACTACATCCGGCTCCTGCAGGACCCGTTGTTCTACACGGCGCTCGGCAACACCGGCATCATCCTGCTCGTGCAGGTGCCGATCATGCTCGTCCTCGCCATCCTGCTCGCCGTCGCGTTCAACGCGGTGATCCTGAAGTGGCGTGCGTTCTGGCGCACGGCCTACTTCGTGCCGATCGTGATGGGCCTGGTCGCCTACGGCATCCTGTTCCGCGCCCTGCTGAGCACGAACGACGGGTTCGTGAACTACCTGATCGGTCTGGTCGGCATCGACCCGATCCCGTGGCTCGGCGACCCGATGTGGGCGAAGGTCTCCATCGTCATCGCGATGACCTGGCACTACACCGGTCAGAATGCCATCATCTACCTCGCGCAGATGCAGTCCATCGGCGGCGAACTCTACGAGGCCGCGCATGTGGACGGAGCCAACGCCTTCCAGCGCTTCTGGCACGTCACGCTGCCGGGCCTCCGGCCGGCGATCGTGCTCACCGTCATCCTCTCGACCATCGGGACGCTGCAGCTCTTCGACGAGCCGTACGTGCTCACCAACGGCGGCCCGGACAACGCCACCCTCACCGTCGGCATGTACCTGTACCAGAACGGCTTCAAGTACTTCGACTTCGGGTATGCGTCGGCGATCGGCTATGCCCTGACCATCATCATCGGCGTCATCTCGCTCATCCAGCTGCGCCTGTTCAAGGAGAAGTCCTGA
- a CDS encoding NUDIX hydrolase, whose protein sequence is MTHVIHVSAALIVDAADRVLLVRKAGTDAFMQPGGKPEPGEDAATALVRELAEEIGVTVSVAQLRPLGRFTAAAANEPGHSIVAEVFAIDDTGLVPVRGAEIEELLWLTPAAASALPLAPLTREHLLPLVWD, encoded by the coding sequence GTGACCCACGTCATCCACGTCTCGGCCGCGCTCATCGTGGATGCGGCGGACCGTGTGCTGCTGGTGCGCAAGGCCGGCACCGACGCGTTCATGCAGCCGGGCGGCAAGCCCGAGCCGGGAGAGGATGCCGCGACCGCCCTCGTGCGGGAGCTCGCCGAGGAGATCGGCGTCACGGTGTCGGTCGCGCAGCTGCGCCCGCTCGGCAGGTTCACCGCCGCGGCCGCCAACGAGCCGGGCCACAGCATCGTCGCGGAGGTCTTCGCGATCGACGACACCGGCCTCGTCCCGGTGCGCGGAGCCGAGATCGAGGAACTGCTCTGGCTGACGCCGGCCGCGGCATCCGCTCTACCCCTCGCGCCGCTGACGCGCGAGCACCTGCTCCCGCTCGTCTGGGACTGA
- a CDS encoding LacI family DNA-binding transcriptional regulator — protein MTDATVSPLPASGAPRAGKKTRSPAGSVKLSEVAALAGVSEATVSRVLNRKYGVSPTTREQVEEALRQIGYERTRKGEIVLILVPGLKTPFFGEMCNAIESELSPHGLRAVIGPVLPGSVYERDYVEAFVDTGIAAAVFLSSSNTLQHSDDSARALLESRGVPYLCVNGGFPEGGAPVVSTDDWRAAELAVDHLYDLGHRRIGMSAGPLGNTPADRRVEGFLNSMDARGIEGAEDLVVRYHYSVDGGRYAADVLLDLDVTAIVASSDEMALGAIRAITRRGLRVPEDVSVIGYNDSFILEFTDPPLTSVAQPVEHLAQACARTLVTMVQNRPVRTDEILMEPTFHARQSTAPVRPS, from the coding sequence ATGACCGATGCCACCGTCTCCCCGCTGCCCGCGAGCGGTGCGCCGCGCGCCGGGAAGAAGACGCGCTCGCCTGCCGGGTCGGTCAAGCTCTCCGAGGTGGCGGCGCTCGCCGGAGTGAGCGAGGCGACCGTCAGCCGGGTGCTCAACCGCAAGTACGGGGTCTCGCCGACCACGCGGGAGCAGGTCGAGGAGGCGCTGCGGCAGATCGGCTACGAGCGCACCCGCAAGGGCGAGATCGTGCTCATCCTCGTGCCCGGCCTGAAGACCCCGTTCTTCGGCGAGATGTGCAACGCCATCGAGAGCGAGCTGAGCCCGCACGGCCTGCGGGCCGTGATCGGTCCCGTGCTCCCCGGCTCGGTCTACGAACGCGACTACGTCGAGGCGTTCGTCGACACGGGCATCGCGGCGGCCGTCTTCCTGTCTTCGAGCAACACACTCCAGCATTCGGATGACTCGGCGCGGGCACTCCTCGAATCCCGCGGCGTGCCCTACCTGTGCGTCAACGGCGGCTTCCCCGAAGGCGGGGCTCCGGTGGTCTCGACCGACGACTGGCGAGCCGCCGAGCTGGCCGTCGACCACCTGTACGACCTCGGCCACCGCCGCATCGGGATGTCTGCGGGCCCGCTCGGCAACACGCCCGCCGACCGCAGGGTCGAGGGCTTCCTGAATTCGATGGATGCGCGCGGCATCGAAGGCGCCGAAGACCTTGTCGTGCGCTACCACTACAGCGTCGACGGCGGGCGCTATGCCGCCGATGTGCTGCTGGACCTGGACGTCACGGCGATCGTCGCCTCGAGCGACGAGATGGCGCTCGGCGCCATCCGGGCGATCACCCGGCGCGGCCTCCGCGTCCCCGAGGACGTCTCCGTCATCGGCTACAACGACTCGTTCATCCTCGAGTTCACCGACCCGCCGTTGACCAGCGTCGCGCAGCCGGTGGAGCACCTCGCGCAGGCGTGCGCACGGACGCTGGTCACGATGGTCCAGAACCGCCCGGTGCGCACCGACGAGATCCTGATGGAGCCGACGTTCCACGCCCGGCAGTCGACGGCGCCGGTGCGCCCGAGCTGA
- a CDS encoding alpha-galactosidase: MEQNVVHLTAAGVSVVVVAEPGMLPVIAHWGRALGPLDEVSLARIAADLRPQRATSEPDVPLPIGVLPEAKQGWMGFPGISGHRHGRGSFADVCDVAYEVDSDAETGGHLVARGVDVSGLLSVTVELELLPSGLLRTRATVRNDGDDDYSLEAVDLALPLAGRATELLDFSGRHNGERRPQRHPLVDGTHLRENRRGRTGPDAATLLVAGVPGFDFDRGEVWAVHLAWSGNQRVWAERTNGGRSFLGAGELLHAGEIALRPGADYTSPWLYGAHGDGLDAASARIHTMLRARPAHPPVGRPITLNTWEAVYFDHTLAPLIDLADLAQQVGVERFVLDDGWFLGRRHDRAGLGDWLVDEDVWPDGLAPLVEHVRDLGMQFGIWFEPEMVNPDSELARAHPDWILSPVHRDAPLARQQLVLNVAHPDAFASLRDRIVSLVTEHRIDYIKWDHNRDLLEPVDRRDGIAGVHRQTLATYRLIDEIRAACPWLEIESCSAGGGRIDLGIVERVDRFWTSDSNDPLERQRIQRWTSLLMPPELLGSHVGAARAHVTGRHSSLTFRAVTALVGSFGIEWDLREASEAELSELTGWIREVKRLAPLIERGTLHRLETEHAHIAQSIVSAEADHAVVTIAAIDSPPHIPGPALRLAGLAPDRLYRVVRVGVEGAADPTITRSQPAWWGEEFRCLGSVLMGIGLPMPTLRPQEAALVEVTAE; this comes from the coding sequence ATGGAGCAGAATGTGGTCCACCTGACCGCCGCCGGAGTGAGTGTCGTCGTGGTCGCCGAGCCGGGAATGCTGCCCGTCATCGCCCATTGGGGCCGGGCACTGGGACCGCTGGACGAGGTGAGCCTGGCGCGCATCGCGGCCGACTTGCGCCCGCAGCGCGCCACGAGCGAGCCGGATGTGCCGCTCCCGATCGGCGTGCTCCCGGAGGCGAAGCAGGGGTGGATGGGCTTCCCCGGCATCTCCGGGCACCGCCACGGGCGCGGTTCGTTCGCCGATGTCTGCGACGTCGCGTACGAAGTCGACAGCGACGCCGAGACCGGCGGTCACCTCGTGGCGCGCGGCGTCGATGTCTCCGGCCTCCTATCGGTGACCGTCGAGCTCGAGCTCCTGCCGAGCGGGCTGCTGCGCACCCGCGCCACCGTGCGCAACGACGGCGACGACGATTACAGCCTCGAGGCCGTCGACCTGGCACTCCCCCTCGCCGGCCGGGCGACCGAGCTGCTCGACTTCTCCGGCCGCCACAACGGCGAGCGCCGGCCGCAGCGGCATCCGCTCGTGGACGGCACCCACCTGCGCGAGAACCGCCGCGGACGTACGGGCCCGGATGCCGCGACCTTGCTCGTCGCCGGGGTCCCCGGCTTCGACTTCGACCGCGGAGAGGTGTGGGCCGTCCACCTCGCGTGGTCAGGCAATCAGCGGGTGTGGGCGGAGCGCACGAACGGCGGCCGCAGCTTCCTCGGCGCCGGAGAGCTGCTGCACGCCGGCGAGATCGCCCTCCGGCCAGGAGCGGACTACACGAGCCCGTGGCTGTACGGCGCCCACGGCGACGGCCTGGATGCGGCATCCGCTCGTATCCACACCATGCTGCGCGCACGCCCCGCCCATCCGCCGGTCGGACGGCCGATCACCCTCAACACGTGGGAGGCGGTCTATTTCGACCACACCCTGGCGCCACTGATCGACCTCGCCGATCTCGCACAGCAGGTCGGGGTCGAGCGCTTCGTGCTGGATGACGGCTGGTTCCTCGGTCGTCGTCACGATCGTGCGGGGCTGGGCGACTGGCTCGTCGACGAGGATGTCTGGCCGGACGGGCTCGCCCCGCTCGTCGAGCACGTGCGCGACCTCGGCATGCAGTTCGGGATCTGGTTCGAGCCCGAGATGGTCAATCCCGATTCCGAGCTCGCGCGCGCCCACCCGGACTGGATCCTCTCCCCCGTGCACCGCGATGCCCCGCTGGCCAGGCAGCAGCTGGTGCTCAACGTCGCGCACCCGGACGCCTTCGCTTCGCTGCGCGATCGGATCGTCTCGCTGGTGACCGAGCACCGGATCGACTACATCAAGTGGGACCACAACCGCGATCTGCTCGAGCCCGTCGACCGCCGCGACGGCATCGCCGGGGTGCACCGGCAGACGCTGGCGACCTACCGACTGATCGATGAGATCCGGGCGGCGTGCCCGTGGCTGGAGATCGAGTCCTGCTCGGCCGGCGGCGGACGCATCGACCTGGGCATCGTCGAGCGCGTCGACCGGTTCTGGACCTCGGACTCGAACGATCCGCTGGAGCGCCAGCGCATCCAGCGCTGGACCAGCCTGCTGATGCCGCCCGAGCTTCTCGGGTCGCACGTCGGCGCGGCGCGAGCGCACGTCACCGGCCGCCACAGCTCCCTCACCTTCCGCGCCGTCACGGCGCTGGTGGGCAGCTTCGGCATCGAGTGGGACCTCCGCGAGGCGTCGGAGGCCGAGCTGTCCGAGCTCACCGGATGGATCCGCGAGGTGAAACGGCTGGCTCCGCTGATCGAGCGGGGCACGCTGCACCGGCTGGAGACGGAGCACGCCCACATCGCGCAGAGCATCGTGTCCGCCGAAGCGGACCACGCCGTCGTGACGATCGCGGCCATCGACTCGCCGCCGCACATCCCCGGCCCGGCACTGCGCCTGGCCGGCCTCGCGCCCGACCGCCTGTACCGCGTCGTGCGGGTCGGGGTCGAGGGCGCCGCAGACCCGACGATCACCCGCTCCCAGCCGGCCTGGTGGGGTGAGGAGTTCCGCTGCCTCGGCTCGGTCCTGATGGGGATCGGCCTGCCGATGCCCACTCTTCGCCCGCAGGAGGCCGCCCTGGTCGAGGTGACCGCGGAGTGA
- a CDS encoding ABC transporter substrate-binding protein, producing MMFTKTKPWRRIATAAVAAATVAAMVGCSAQAEEPAADGEIGGKITVWTWNAPGEGLRAAIPAFQELHPGVEIDVQDVGNPAIWEKITTGMAAGGSGLADVLNIGIDYMGNYAEKFPDQLVDLRDFGADELAAEFPAGSWKSGSGADGQVYGIPYEVNAAGFFFRKDLFEQAGLDYSSITTWDELLDAGVILKEKTGASLFTMDKAGTVGDSAGLFELLINLQGAFYFNADGEITMNGEEGVRALEIIKKANDLGLVEDVPGSWDNLLITLRGERNVATASSGGWLSGVIENEAPDMAGKWDVSPPKAVTDGGLTGAVNGGTYLSVPSSSKNQATAWAFIDFALGTLEGQQLVYDGGGMFPGFAPMLESPGFVAPNEYFGGTEVNQIFIDELNQDTPVVNYTSDYARALKAYVDAQTRVVLNGADPQTELDKAAEQVAQQTGRTIAGQ from the coding sequence ATGATGTTCACGAAGACGAAGCCCTGGCGTCGGATCGCCACCGCAGCGGTCGCCGCGGCCACTGTGGCCGCGATGGTGGGCTGCTCCGCACAGGCGGAAGAGCCGGCGGCAGACGGAGAGATCGGCGGCAAGATCACGGTGTGGACGTGGAATGCGCCGGGCGAGGGCCTGCGTGCCGCGATCCCCGCGTTCCAGGAGCTGCACCCCGGGGTCGAGATCGACGTCCAGGACGTGGGCAACCCGGCCATCTGGGAGAAGATCACCACGGGCATGGCCGCAGGAGGCAGCGGGCTCGCCGACGTGCTCAACATCGGCATCGACTACATGGGCAACTACGCCGAGAAGTTCCCCGACCAGCTCGTGGACCTGCGCGACTTCGGCGCGGACGAGCTCGCCGCCGAGTTCCCGGCCGGTTCGTGGAAGAGCGGATCGGGCGCCGACGGCCAGGTCTACGGCATCCCCTACGAGGTCAACGCCGCCGGATTCTTCTTCCGCAAGGATCTGTTCGAGCAGGCCGGCCTCGACTACTCCTCGATCACGACCTGGGATGAGCTGCTCGACGCGGGCGTCATCCTCAAGGAGAAGACCGGAGCATCCCTGTTCACGATGGACAAGGCCGGCACCGTCGGAGACTCCGCAGGACTCTTCGAGCTGCTGATCAACCTCCAGGGCGCCTTCTACTTCAACGCCGACGGTGAGATCACCATGAACGGCGAGGAGGGCGTCCGTGCCCTCGAGATCATCAAGAAGGCGAACGACCTCGGCCTCGTCGAGGACGTTCCCGGAAGCTGGGACAACCTGCTGATCACCCTGCGCGGCGAGCGGAACGTCGCAACGGCGTCCTCGGGTGGATGGCTGAGCGGCGTCATCGAGAACGAGGCCCCCGACATGGCCGGCAAGTGGGACGTCAGCCCGCCCAAGGCGGTCACCGACGGCGGCCTCACCGGCGCCGTGAACGGCGGTACCTACCTCTCCGTGCCGAGCTCGAGCAAGAACCAGGCCACGGCGTGGGCGTTCATCGACTTCGCGCTGGGCACGCTGGAAGGGCAGCAGCTCGTCTACGACGGCGGCGGCATGTTCCCCGGGTTCGCTCCGATGCTCGAGTCTCCCGGCTTCGTCGCCCCCAACGAGTACTTCGGCGGCACCGAGGTGAACCAGATCTTCATCGACGAGCTCAACCAGGACACGCCGGTCGTCAACTACACGAGCGACTATGCGCGGGCACTCAAGGCCTACGTCGACGCTCAGACGCGCGTGGTGCTCAACGGTGCCGATCCGCAGACCGAGCTCGACAAGGCCGCGGAGCAGGTCGCGCAGCAGACCGGCCGGACGATCGCCGGGCAGTAG
- a CDS encoding glycoside hydrolase family 36 protein yields MLLEDHQLRSIQWTALTRGISFGVGGGCLVESVERSGVVDIVTVSIVPGGQIVLEAPLGNAAAFWHPCFDPGDSLPADWKGRQRFSAVRSAPLGVLCDADGQTHFAFAFDCVTQEGELEFGASEEAKTFVVRLGIGEGLATARTTVRLVVVNTELAYARAVRELSAILHDGIAGRAVSSIALEPVYSSWYAYSQQISHDVIMRNAAVARTIGCASVFLDDGWQKFGDGRWYAGCGDWVPDTAKFPDLRGTVAELEAAGLRTVMWVAPFLLGTQSEAYADLARFAHHYVEHLRTWVLDPRHPEVRAHLVAVCSRLMRDYALDGLKIDFLNDVMVYAGTPSTGDVADVGDAMTLVLREIAEAVDAVRPGSLIEFRQPYISPAVAPFADVIRANDCPADADQNRRSTINLRLLAMSQVVHADPVMWDPTAPVETVSRQLLNVFFSVPQISMPLDVLPESHRARAAELLTQWRSLRDVLLGGELSVALPSEGYPVVSARRGSTLVVAAYQPRQLELDLDGVSELVILNSTASIALPFVTLGASRAGSAKGEGDAVARDVELGGRGFVEVSAWGITRIALDG; encoded by the coding sequence GTGCTACTTGAAGACCACCAGCTCCGCTCCATCCAGTGGACGGCCCTCACGCGCGGCATCTCCTTCGGGGTGGGCGGCGGATGCCTCGTCGAGAGCGTCGAGCGCTCCGGCGTCGTCGACATCGTCACGGTGAGCATCGTGCCCGGCGGCCAGATCGTGCTCGAGGCGCCGCTGGGCAACGCGGCCGCGTTCTGGCATCCCTGCTTCGACCCGGGCGATTCGCTGCCCGCCGACTGGAAGGGGCGACAGCGCTTCAGCGCCGTCCGCTCAGCGCCGCTGGGCGTGCTGTGCGACGCCGACGGCCAGACCCACTTCGCGTTCGCGTTCGACTGCGTGACGCAGGAGGGCGAGCTCGAATTCGGTGCATCGGAGGAGGCGAAGACCTTCGTGGTGCGCCTCGGGATCGGCGAGGGGCTTGCCACCGCCCGCACCACCGTGCGACTGGTCGTCGTGAACACGGAGCTCGCCTATGCCCGGGCGGTGCGCGAGCTCTCGGCGATCCTGCACGACGGGATCGCCGGGCGGGCCGTCTCCAGCATCGCCCTCGAACCGGTCTACTCCAGCTGGTATGCCTACTCGCAGCAGATCTCGCACGACGTCATCATGCGCAACGCCGCTGTCGCGCGCACCATCGGCTGCGCGTCGGTATTCCTCGATGACGGCTGGCAGAAGTTCGGCGACGGACGCTGGTATGCGGGATGCGGCGACTGGGTGCCGGATACGGCGAAGTTCCCCGATCTGCGCGGCACCGTGGCGGAGCTCGAGGCCGCGGGCCTGCGCACGGTGATGTGGGTCGCGCCGTTCCTGCTCGGCACGCAGAGCGAGGCGTATGCCGACCTCGCCCGCTTCGCGCACCACTACGTGGAGCACCTGCGCACGTGGGTGCTGGACCCCCGCCACCCCGAGGTGCGCGCGCACCTGGTTGCCGTGTGCAGCCGCCTGATGCGGGACTACGCACTGGACGGGCTGAAGATCGACTTCCTCAACGACGTCATGGTCTACGCCGGGACGCCCTCGACCGGCGACGTCGCCGATGTCGGCGACGCGATGACCCTCGTGCTCCGCGAGATCGCCGAGGCCGTCGACGCGGTGCGCCCCGGCTCGCTGATCGAGTTCCGGCAGCCGTACATCTCGCCGGCGGTCGCGCCGTTCGCGGATGTCATCCGCGCCAACGACTGCCCCGCGGATGCCGACCAGAACCGTCGCTCGACGATAAACCTGCGGCTGCTCGCGATGTCGCAGGTGGTGCACGCCGACCCCGTGATGTGGGACCCGACCGCTCCTGTCGAGACGGTGTCGCGGCAGCTGCTGAACGTGTTCTTCTCGGTGCCGCAGATCTCGATGCCGTTGGATGTGCTGCCCGAGTCGCACCGCGCCCGTGCCGCGGAACTGCTTACCCAGTGGCGCTCGCTGCGGGACGTGCTGCTCGGGGGCGAGCTCAGCGTCGCCCTTCCCAGCGAGGGCTACCCGGTGGTCTCCGCCCGCCGTGGCTCTACGCTCGTGGTAGCCGCGTACCAGCCGCGTCAGCTCGAGCTCGACCTCGACGGGGTCAGCGAGCTTGTGATCCTCAACTCGACGGCATCCATCGCCCTGCCGTTCGTCACGCTCGGTGCGTCCCGCGCCGGGTCCGCGAAGGGAGAGGGAGACGCCGTCGCGCGCGATGTCGAGCTCGGTGGACGCGGATTCGTCGAGGTGTCCGCCTGGGGGATCACGCGCATCGCGCTGGACGGGTGA
- a CDS encoding carbohydrate ABC transporter permease — MTDTNIVAPPRRGRSLVLTTAIAAGGVLMLLPFYWLLIATTYDASEIFTTPPHFLPGNAFFDNFVGLFRDTLFGRAMLNSIFVSATYTLFGLIVCTAAGYAFAKFRFRGQGILFGAVLVTLALPSQVTLVPLFQIMVTLGWLDSYQALILPNLALPFGIFLMRQTMYAIPDEMIQAARIDGANEFRVFAGIVVPTIRPAIAALAIFLFLAQWNDFVYPLVVLRTPESYTVPVALASLQGIGTTDYGQLLMGTMLSMLPVLILFLFLQRHFVAGILAGAVKQ; from the coding sequence ATGACGGATACCAACATCGTCGCGCCCCCGCGACGCGGGCGCTCCCTCGTCCTGACGACGGCCATCGCGGCCGGCGGCGTGCTGATGCTCCTGCCGTTCTACTGGCTGCTGATCGCCACGACGTACGACGCCAGCGAGATCTTCACGACGCCTCCGCATTTCCTGCCGGGCAACGCCTTCTTCGACAACTTCGTCGGGCTGTTCCGAGACACCCTGTTCGGCCGAGCGATGCTCAACTCGATCTTCGTGTCGGCGACGTACACGTTGTTCGGGCTCATCGTCTGCACGGCGGCGGGCTACGCGTTCGCCAAGTTCCGCTTCCGCGGCCAGGGAATCCTGTTCGGTGCGGTGCTGGTCACGCTGGCGCTGCCCTCGCAGGTGACGCTCGTGCCGCTGTTCCAGATCATGGTCACGCTGGGGTGGCTCGACAGCTATCAGGCGCTCATCCTGCCGAACCTCGCCCTGCCGTTCGGGATCTTCCTGATGCGGCAGACGATGTACGCGATCCCGGACGAGATGATCCAGGCCGCACGCATCGACGGAGCGAACGAGTTCCGCGTCTTCGCGGGCATCGTGGTGCCGACGATCCGCCCCGCGATCGCGGCACTGGCGATCTTCCTGTTCCTCGCGCAGTGGAACGACTTCGTCTACCCGCTCGTGGTGCTGCGCACCCCGGAGTCCTACACGGTCCCCGTCGCGCTCGCCTCGCTGCAGGGCATCGGCACCACCGACTACGGGCAGCTGCTGATGGGCACGATGCTCTCGATGCTGCCGGTGCTCATCCTCTTCCTCTTCCTCCAACGTCACTTCGTCGCGGGCATCCTGGCCGGCGCCGTGAAGCAGTAA